One genomic window of Halorubrum hochsteinianum includes the following:
- a CDS encoding helix-turn-helix transcriptional regulator produces the protein MYDLTGFQRDLLYVVSGLDNPHGLAIKDELEDYYEKEIHHGRLYPNLDTLVEKGLIEKSQRDRRTNEYTTTRRGSREIEARTEWEAEYIDHDS, from the coding sequence ATGTATGACCTCACTGGCTTTCAGCGCGATCTGCTTTACGTAGTTTCCGGACTCGATAACCCCCACGGACTCGCGATCAAAGACGAGCTCGAGGACTACTACGAAAAGGAGATCCATCATGGCCGGCTCTATCCAAATCTCGATACGCTCGTTGAGAAGGGACTTATCGAGAAGAGCCAGCGCGACCGCCGGACCAACGAGTACACCACTACTCGCCGAGGCTCTAGAGAGATTGAAGCTCGAACTGAATGGGAAGCCGAGTACATTGATCACGACAGCTGA
- a CDS encoding transcriptional regulator — MTQTLHVQIKSADRSGLEERLEAIDAGEDVDPSEPTLSIENLETFGRVFRSTNLELLEAIVEHEPGSIRELARLVDRNPPEVLENVNELADYGLVELEEDGQAKRPVVWYDEIDADIPLTTGSGQGRKANA, encoded by the coding sequence ATGACCCAGACACTCCACGTTCAGATCAAGTCTGCCGACCGTAGCGGCCTCGAAGAGCGTCTCGAAGCGATCGACGCCGGCGAGGACGTCGACCCCAGCGAGCCGACGCTGTCGATCGAGAACCTCGAAACGTTCGGTCGCGTCTTCCGCTCGACCAACCTCGAGCTCTTGGAGGCGATCGTCGAACACGAGCCGGGGAGTATCCGCGAGCTCGCGCGCCTCGTTGACCGGAACCCGCCAGAGGTTCTCGAGAACGTGAACGAGCTGGCTGACTACGGCCTCGTCGAACTCGAAGAGGATGGCCAGGCGAAGCGGCCGGTCGTGTGGTACGACGAAATCGACGCCGACATCCCGCTCACGACCGGGTCGGGACAGGGGCGGAAGGCAAACGCCTGA
- a CDS encoding DUF7680 family protein: MKTGLDSTQASAATEDAPAPSFGSSVYGGRPTFAMTRREGSNGGEVTLYELLPEDQAAARRDRLERRGRSLTGESFEEVLDDSSAEGATRWDWEGWTAVKIARLDGGRFRALSPLIKETVDGAELDATTVTTSGAGDLFLPEAVGVRLALAFRGIKPLQRVDRMRALCRGITRMGDEECYYWHAKCRAPSSPNGEKALRTLLTDHL, translated from the coding sequence ATGAAGACGGGACTCGACTCAACGCAAGCCAGCGCGGCGACTGAGGACGCACCGGCGCCCTCCTTCGGGAGTAGCGTCTACGGCGGCCGACCGACGTTCGCGATGACGCGCCGCGAGGGCTCGAACGGCGGCGAGGTTACGCTGTACGAACTCCTCCCCGAAGACCAGGCGGCCGCCCGTCGTGACAGACTCGAACGCCGCGGGCGTTCGCTCACCGGCGAGTCCTTCGAAGAGGTCTTGGACGATTCGTCGGCTGAGGGTGCGACGCGCTGGGACTGGGAAGGATGGACGGCGGTGAAGATCGCGCGTCTCGACGGCGGTCGCTTCCGTGCTCTCTCCCCACTCATCAAGGAGACTGTCGACGGCGCGGAACTCGACGCCACCACCGTGACCACCAGCGGTGCCGGCGACCTCTTCCTCCCGGAGGCCGTCGGCGTTCGCCTGGCGCTCGCGTTCCGCGGCATCAAACCGCTCCAGCGTGTCGACCGGATGCGTGCCCTGTGCCGCGGCATCACCCGCATGGGTGACGAGGAGTGTTACTACTGGCACGCGAAGTGTCGCGCCCCGTCCAGCCCGAACGGCGAAAAAGCACTGCGGACCCTACTGACTGACCACCTATGA
- a CDS encoding DUF1102 domain-containing protein: MAKRRKFLAGLGALASGSAAAVGTGAFTSASTGDRTVNVNTAADSGSFLTIEPSGGSNGDYAEESDGTLQLNFNENNDTGSGTLFKGEGVNEGSEYTFDNVFVINNQGNTEVDTWVTTSGLSGVQFYQDGNPDDRLEEELWSTGGTKSNLNISQQGVKVGVKIIEEDLDSDSVSGSVTIHAEDSPASIRD; the protein is encoded by the coding sequence ATGGCAAAACGACGTAAGTTCCTCGCCGGTCTGGGCGCATTGGCAAGTGGAAGCGCGGCTGCGGTTGGTACTGGGGCGTTCACATCCGCAAGTACTGGTGACCGTACAGTGAATGTCAATACGGCAGCAGACAGTGGGTCTTTCCTGACTATAGAACCGTCTGGGGGCTCCAACGGAGACTACGCTGAAGAATCAGATGGGACACTTCAGCTGAATTTCAATGAAAACAACGACACCGGATCTGGCACTCTATTCAAAGGTGAAGGTGTGAACGAAGGTTCAGAATATACGTTTGACAACGTATTTGTGATTAACAACCAAGGGAACACAGAAGTCGACACTTGGGTCACAACCAGTGGGCTCTCGGGTGTTCAATTCTATCAGGACGGTAATCCCGACGATCGGCTCGAAGAAGAACTCTGGTCTACTGGAGGTACTAAATCGAATCTTAATATCTCCCAGCAGGGTGTCAAAGTTGGTGTCAAAATCATCGAAGAGGATTTGGACAGTGACAGTGTCTCAGGCAGTGTCACAATCCACGCTGAAGACTCACCAGCCAGCATTAGAGACTAA
- a CDS encoding ATP-binding protein — protein sequence MTYPTEGLKTLLSNLTGRFLASGTGQATDYTSSILCLDTRFGGGKTHDLIASYHLAEHAGDIENLGDHLLPNDERSAEAYQKAVNDGLSVDSAVFVGGHVDARNARSDRNDPNAPNTKTMWGEIAYQLYGAEGYEELKEYDQNRNAPGQNKLKDLFELGAGPALVLIDEIAAYLESASAVEVGSATLASQTLSFVLSLLETASESDDVTIVYSIADTAFEEEAEDVRGLIDELNQIGRRQHKTVTPTDESEVGQVLQHRLFEDIDDEAASEVSQSYFQLYTNSERQFPQEATDASYVDRLEREYPFHPTVIDTLTEKIDTIPKFQRTRGALKLLARAVYYRWNNRPDHYERHWVRLYDLTPSDDAPSGSISSTLHESLFEFVDLSSAVSADIYNDDGTAHAQLEDRKWTEKGIPALGSHMTTAVLWHSLAYGEQATGITRAEMNETLGHPDIRFDNYDSALDALAGSDMSVACYYLYDEERVRFKSDPNLIRIIDQRVDNTPDAQARSRFEARLESETGTGAFEPVSYPESPADLPDKASTPQLAVMHMDTAPVTKELLEDESNPESVPEKVQSLYQKSATKQGGDVQSRVYKNYVLFLAPDDERVRSAVDEARHLEAIEALLDDSQQTADLSEDQIEELRERQDKKYGLLGELVRGVYRHLYYVDRDGLTHITINATEANGGTSLVNAVEETLDDRLIRADADAKGVAFFKQKLWQRTQDSMTTQQLVEQFAKKPGLPYLLSTKPLRKTVAKMVDESGYTYWDAETETAYWDGDADDHPENWRKREPFADAPDVRTSIKDTDVKIGNDYVVYTGIEALLDVHHDSIRPPEATEVECAEDGCTTMVEPSDDGPAYCEEHRKPPEKARCQSCGEQYDESELNAQGICPDCAQPSGWDTATSQMAASRAFNEVRTHALSKAASGGAPGVSQATVEVVGEDRLSKGSFIAQRDAFTDRSDAVSVRMSYDVKTSTGSSYSADYQGSLDDFSRVTNQPDPFGESVNVTLKFRVDFDEPERITDAEDDVLAELQAGLGQTNIDVKVQARGPTEVPPEATQ from the coding sequence ATGACCTACCCGACCGAGGGTCTGAAGACGCTTTTGAGCAATCTGACCGGGCGCTTCCTCGCGAGTGGGACCGGACAAGCGACAGACTACACCTCCAGCATTCTCTGTCTCGACACGCGCTTTGGTGGTGGGAAAACCCACGACCTCATCGCCTCATACCATCTGGCTGAACACGCCGGCGATATTGAGAACCTGGGAGACCATCTTCTACCAAATGACGAGCGTAGCGCAGAAGCCTATCAGAAAGCCGTAAATGATGGACTCTCAGTCGACTCGGCGGTCTTCGTCGGTGGGCACGTCGACGCCCGGAACGCCCGAAGCGACCGGAACGATCCAAACGCCCCGAACACGAAGACGATGTGGGGCGAGATCGCCTACCAGCTCTACGGTGCAGAAGGCTACGAGGAACTGAAAGAGTACGACCAGAATCGGAACGCTCCCGGACAAAACAAGCTCAAAGACCTCTTCGAACTCGGCGCTGGCCCCGCACTTGTCCTCATCGACGAGATTGCTGCCTACTTGGAAAGTGCGTCGGCCGTCGAGGTCGGCAGCGCAACGCTGGCCAGCCAGACGCTAAGCTTCGTTCTCTCACTCCTGGAGACGGCGTCCGAGTCCGATGATGTCACCATCGTCTACTCAATCGCGGACACCGCGTTCGAGGAGGAAGCCGAGGACGTCCGTGGGCTTATCGACGAGCTCAACCAGATTGGACGCCGTCAGCATAAGACGGTCACACCAACCGACGAGAGCGAGGTGGGGCAGGTGCTCCAGCATCGTCTCTTCGAGGATATCGACGATGAGGCCGCATCTGAGGTGTCCCAGTCGTACTTCCAGTTGTACACCAACAGCGAGCGGCAGTTCCCCCAGGAGGCGACGGACGCGAGCTACGTCGACCGGCTCGAACGAGAGTACCCGTTCCACCCGACGGTCATCGATACGCTCACGGAGAAGATCGACACGATTCCGAAGTTCCAGCGAACCCGTGGGGCGCTGAAGCTCCTTGCGCGGGCTGTCTACTATCGATGGAACAACCGCCCGGACCACTACGAGCGTCACTGGGTGCGACTCTACGACCTCACACCGTCGGACGACGCTCCGAGCGGGAGTATCAGTTCGACCCTCCATGAGTCGTTGTTCGAGTTTGTCGACCTCAGTTCGGCTGTCTCCGCAGACATCTACAACGATGACGGGACTGCCCACGCACAACTCGAGGATCGCAAGTGGACAGAGAAGGGAATCCCGGCACTCGGCTCACACATGACCACCGCCGTTCTCTGGCATAGCCTGGCCTACGGAGAACAGGCGACCGGGATCACCCGGGCCGAGATGAACGAAACGCTGGGTCACCCGGACATTCGCTTTGACAACTACGACTCGGCCCTCGATGCGCTGGCGGGCTCGGACATGAGCGTCGCGTGCTACTACCTCTACGACGAGGAGCGGGTTCGATTCAAGTCCGATCCGAACCTCATCAGAATCATCGACCAGCGCGTCGACAATACCCCCGACGCGCAAGCGCGCTCGCGATTCGAAGCCAGACTGGAGAGCGAAACCGGGACTGGTGCGTTCGAACCAGTCTCCTACCCAGAATCGCCGGCCGATCTCCCGGACAAGGCGTCGACGCCACAGCTCGCCGTGATGCACATGGACACGGCGCCGGTCACTAAGGAATTACTCGAAGACGAATCGAACCCGGAGTCCGTCCCCGAGAAGGTTCAATCACTGTACCAGAAGTCAGCCACGAAGCAGGGCGGCGATGTCCAGAGTCGAGTCTACAAGAACTACGTCCTGTTCCTCGCCCCAGACGACGAGCGCGTGCGTAGTGCCGTCGACGAAGCCCGACACCTCGAAGCCATCGAAGCGCTCCTCGATGACTCTCAGCAGACCGCAGACCTCTCAGAGGACCAAATCGAGGAGCTTCGCGAGCGCCAGGACAAGAAGTACGGGCTACTCGGTGAGCTCGTCCGCGGGGTCTATCGCCATCTCTACTACGTCGACCGCGATGGGCTCACCCACATTACGATCAACGCGACCGAGGCGAACGGCGGCACCTCGCTCGTCAATGCCGTCGAGGAAACCCTCGACGACCGCCTGATCCGCGCCGACGCCGACGCGAAGGGTGTCGCGTTCTTCAAGCAGAAACTCTGGCAGCGGACGCAGGACTCGATGACGACGCAGCAGCTCGTCGAACAGTTCGCCAAGAAGCCGGGACTCCCGTACCTCCTGAGCACAAAGCCGCTGCGCAAGACCGTCGCGAAGATGGTCGACGAGAGCGGCTACACCTACTGGGACGCCGAAACTGAGACCGCCTACTGGGACGGCGACGCCGATGACCACCCCGAGAACTGGCGGAAGCGGGAGCCATTCGCTGACGCACCGGACGTTCGTACCTCGATCAAGGATACCGACGTGAAGATCGGGAACGACTACGTCGTCTATACGGGCATCGAAGCTCTCCTCGACGTCCACCACGACTCGATCCGACCGCCCGAAGCTACAGAGGTCGAGTGCGCCGAGGACGGCTGTACGACGATGGTTGAGCCGTCTGATGACGGCCCAGCGTATTGTGAGGAACACCGAAAGCCCCCAGAGAAGGCTCGCTGTCAGAGCTGCGGCGAGCAGTACGACGAGAGCGAACTGAACGCCCAGGGGATCTGCCCCGACTGTGCGCAGCCTTCGGGCTGGGACACGGCGACGAGCCAGATGGCGGCGTCGCGGGCGTTCAACGAGGTACGAACCCACGCGCTCTCGAAAGCGGCGTCGGGGGGCGCACCAGGCGTCTCGCAGGCCACGGTCGAAGTGGTGGGCGAGGATCGGCTCTCGAAGGGATCGTTCATCGCTCAGCGAGATGCCTTCACCGACCGGTCGGACGCGGTCTCGGTCCGGATGAGCTACGACGTGAAGACTTCGACGGGGTCGAGCTACAGCGCGGACTACCAGGGAAGTCTCGACGACTTCTCGCGCGTGACGAACCAGCCCGACCCGTTCGGCGAGTCGGTCAACGTCACGCTGAAGTTCCGTGTCGACTTCGACGAGCCCGAACGAATAACTGACGCCGAGGACGACGTGCTCGCAGAGTTACAGGCGGGCCTCGGCCAGACCAATATCGACGTGAAAGTTCAAGCCAGAGGACCGACCGAAGTACCCCCTGAGGCAACCCAATGA
- a CDS encoding recombinase family protein, which yields MTHVALYARVSTDRQDHQRQIRELEEFVAEEYPDASVERFADVISGTDEEGGAEYRRLREAVADGEVDIVVVHELSRLSRLGGGEIHNFLQHALEHETSVRDLEVGLELDVDDSMVDQAVTQMIAGLMGDLARIEQKQKVRRIQSGIDAAQEAGKWTGRPPTGFEVVDGYLRVNPEEYLRVRAGMERVAGGESLADVADDIGVSASTLRELYNDRAELYLRGEADDDRVDAALEDVRPLSEPAAEPPEDFNERLKRLEQKVENLD from the coding sequence GTGACTCACGTCGCGCTATACGCCCGCGTCTCAACCGATCGCCAAGACCACCAGCGACAGATCCGCGAGCTCGAGGAATTTGTCGCTGAGGAGTATCCCGACGCGAGTGTCGAACGGTTCGCCGATGTTATTTCTGGGACTGACGAAGAAGGTGGCGCAGAGTATCGCCGGCTTCGCGAAGCGGTTGCCGATGGAGAAGTCGATATCGTCGTTGTTCATGAGCTGTCGCGGCTCTCCCGGCTCGGTGGTGGCGAGATCCACAACTTCCTCCAACACGCCCTTGAGCATGAGACGAGCGTCCGAGACCTCGAGGTCGGACTCGAGCTTGATGTCGACGACAGTATGGTCGATCAGGCGGTCACCCAGATGATAGCCGGGCTCATGGGAGACCTCGCTCGGATCGAACAGAAACAGAAAGTCCGCCGGATCCAATCAGGGATCGACGCTGCGCAAGAGGCTGGTAAGTGGACTGGCCGGCCGCCGACTGGCTTTGAGGTCGTCGATGGGTATCTCCGGGTCAACCCCGAAGAGTACCTTAGGGTCCGTGCCGGTATGGAACGAGTCGCCGGCGGCGAGTCACTCGCCGACGTCGCCGACGACATTGGTGTCTCTGCGAGTACACTCCGAGAGCTGTATAACGACCGCGCAGAGCTATATCTCCGCGGCGAGGCTGACGACGATCGCGTTGACGCCGCCCTCGAGGATGTTCGCCCACTGAGCGAGCCCGCTGCTGAGCCTCCTGAAGATTTCAACGAGCGACTCAAGCGACTCGAACAGAAGGTTGAGAATCTTGACTGA
- a CDS encoding tyrosine-type recombinase/integrase, which translates to MGDEKHWVKPEQVEAMRDAAREGRHPRRDDAITTLLYDTGLRRGELAHVDREMVDLNDGLLRLPTSVQKDYPNDSTPPPVTFELDRDNSLKTITTLREFLEARVDDDPALVPSQKAGRMTGKGINDVVQRAARRAGVRPYCFSGRGRPEDVSAHTLRHSVAWRMLRIEEGNTLYDVRNRLRHASLLTTEREYDHFETI; encoded by the coding sequence ATGGGTGATGAGAAGCACTGGGTGAAGCCCGAACAAGTCGAGGCGATGCGCGACGCGGCTCGTGAGGGACGGCACCCCCGGCGTGACGACGCGATCACCACCCTTCTCTACGACACTGGGCTCCGTCGCGGCGAGCTCGCCCACGTGGACCGCGAGATGGTTGACCTCAACGATGGTCTGCTTCGGCTCCCAACGTCAGTCCAGAAGGACTACCCCAACGACAGCACCCCGCCGCCTGTGACCTTCGAGCTCGATCGGGACAACTCCCTGAAGACCATCACGACGCTTCGAGAGTTCCTCGAGGCTCGAGTCGACGACGATCCCGCTCTGGTGCCCAGCCAGAAGGCCGGTCGGATGACCGGCAAGGGAATCAACGACGTCGTCCAGCGAGCCGCTCGTCGCGCTGGTGTCCGTCCCTACTGCTTCTCGGGACGAGGCCGACCCGAGGATGTCTCCGCACACACACTTCGCCACAGCGTTGCCTGGCGGATGCTGCGGATCGAAGAGGGAAACACGCTCTACGATGTCCGAAATCGTCTCCGCCACGCCTCACTTCTCACGACCGAACGCGAGTACGACCACTTCGAGACGATTTGA
- a CDS encoding DUF1156 domain-containing protein, which produces MSEHDDDLKPLAIEGQLPLKAVGIENLREANPQYLPPHRYLHPWFARRPTPASRLAILASVLPEGVESDDLLRWMQIGPKEGIEGDIASYVERKKATENERSGNLESHYRYPRPFTRSPSKTQREELHETLRQHWDGELPSVLDPTAGGGVIPYESLRYELPTHANELNPVPSLILKVMLEYAPEVGGIESQVSRWAEEVNSIASNEIEDYFPSSERGQKPDNYVCTYSVQCNSCGASIPLVPKWWIRTRSDGIDVVSKPTIGEDGSTSYEVIVNPSEDDLEGFDPSEGPVSRGGDAECLNCGVVTEDDEVRANFQNGDFEYEVYCVRFVTDDGDHGFRSPTEEDEAAFEAAKERIDSDFELSTFLTDPIPEGNKTSEPQNYGMKEWRDLFSPRQLVCNYEYVRAINQLEPSIREEHDAQTAEAICTLLVLAFTKLIDRNIRLADWDTTKGYPNPMFKGKNFAFKRVFVENNISVGGLDFLSSVDKIYDSYSELVDYLPDGSQPASLSIGDARDLPQDSNSISAVIADPPYYSSIQYAELSDVFYVWMRECLQGVFPDMFSRSLTDKDAEAVANPDRFTDVAGEEASKRELANQDYEQKMSDIFSELYRVLEPGGVMTVMFTHKETDAWDTLTMSLINSGFVITSTHPITSEMPQRAGMKNSASADSTLLLTGRKPHEERDPENAVPTLWSDVEADTRKAAKEAARDLLESGVSLTKTDVIISAFGPTLRVFADAYPVVDDQDEEVPPRKALETAREAVTQILVDEYLEGMDVDNLDDITEWYILCWLVHEAETFSYDDGRQLGLGIGVDIDEIKRSTKTWRKSRGDISLRGHDGRVQNINEKPEDRSSRLPVDPDDLSFPRSLDAVHAAMHVYDKRGETETIEWLRERNFDSDSQFKATLKALLQVLPHNHEDWELARDLAVGRTSDVLDLDFSPNVFAEDGDETKQSTLGGH; this is translated from the coding sequence ATGAGTGAACACGACGACGATCTGAAACCGCTCGCTATCGAAGGACAGCTTCCGTTGAAAGCGGTGGGAATCGAGAATCTGCGTGAAGCTAACCCTCAGTATCTCCCACCTCATCGCTATCTCCATCCGTGGTTTGCACGCCGACCCACCCCAGCCTCCCGATTGGCGATTCTAGCCTCAGTTCTTCCAGAGGGGGTTGAATCTGACGACCTGCTCCGCTGGATGCAGATTGGCCCAAAGGAGGGGATTGAGGGGGATATAGCGAGTTATGTCGAGCGGAAGAAAGCTACCGAAAATGAACGAAGTGGAAATCTGGAAAGCCACTATCGATACCCCCGTCCGTTCACCCGTTCGCCAAGTAAGACGCAACGGGAAGAACTACACGAGACACTGAGACAGCACTGGGATGGGGAACTTCCGTCTGTCTTAGATCCGACAGCAGGAGGCGGCGTAATTCCTTATGAGTCACTACGCTATGAACTTCCGACTCATGCTAACGAACTCAATCCAGTTCCCTCCCTAATTCTCAAAGTGATGTTGGAGTATGCGCCGGAGGTAGGGGGCATTGAGTCCCAAGTATCTCGATGGGCCGAAGAAGTCAACAGTATCGCGTCTAATGAGATTGAGGACTATTTCCCCAGTAGCGAGAGAGGGCAAAAGCCGGACAACTACGTCTGTACATACAGCGTTCAGTGTAACTCCTGTGGCGCCAGTATTCCGCTCGTCCCGAAATGGTGGATTCGAACTAGGAGCGACGGAATAGACGTAGTTTCCAAACCGACAATTGGCGAGGACGGCTCAACCAGCTACGAGGTTATTGTCAATCCCAGCGAGGATGACTTAGAGGGGTTCGATCCAAGTGAAGGCCCCGTCTCTCGTGGCGGAGACGCCGAGTGTCTGAACTGTGGGGTCGTCACAGAAGATGACGAAGTACGTGCAAACTTCCAAAATGGTGATTTCGAGTATGAAGTGTACTGCGTCCGCTTTGTCACCGACGATGGGGACCATGGGTTCCGGTCACCGACGGAAGAAGACGAGGCCGCGTTCGAAGCCGCCAAGGAAAGGATAGACTCGGACTTTGAGCTATCTACCTTTCTCACCGATCCAATTCCGGAAGGGAACAAAACGTCAGAGCCACAGAATTATGGGATGAAAGAATGGCGAGACCTGTTTTCGCCTCGCCAATTAGTCTGTAACTATGAATACGTCAGGGCGATCAACCAGCTTGAGCCGTCTATCCGCGAAGAGCACGACGCACAAACTGCTGAGGCGATTTGTACGTTATTGGTTCTTGCATTCACAAAACTAATTGATCGGAACATTCGGTTGGCGGATTGGGATACAACAAAGGGTTATCCAAATCCCATGTTCAAGGGCAAAAACTTCGCCTTTAAGCGTGTATTTGTAGAGAACAACATCTCGGTTGGTGGACTCGACTTCCTGTCAAGTGTTGATAAAATCTATGACTCCTATTCAGAGTTAGTAGATTATCTGCCGGACGGGTCACAACCCGCATCGCTCTCAATTGGCGATGCCCGTGATCTGCCACAGGACAGTAACAGCATTTCGGCCGTCATTGCTGATCCCCCATATTACAGCAGTATACAGTACGCAGAGCTCTCCGACGTGTTCTATGTCTGGATGCGGGAGTGTCTCCAAGGTGTTTTCCCAGACATGTTCTCGCGCTCTCTCACAGATAAGGACGCCGAGGCAGTGGCCAATCCCGACCGCTTCACCGACGTCGCCGGAGAGGAAGCCTCAAAACGTGAATTAGCAAACCAGGACTACGAGCAGAAGATGAGCGACATTTTCTCGGAACTCTATCGGGTCTTGGAACCTGGCGGCGTAATGACGGTCATGTTCACGCACAAAGAGACGGACGCTTGGGATACGTTGACGATGTCGCTTATCAACTCCGGGTTTGTTATCACCTCAACTCATCCGATTACGAGTGAGATGCCCCAGCGAGCGGGAATGAAGAACAGCGCCTCCGCAGACTCTACCCTCCTCCTCACGGGCCGTAAACCACACGAAGAACGCGATCCCGAGAATGCGGTCCCGACTCTCTGGAGCGACGTCGAGGCCGACACGAGAAAGGCCGCGAAGGAGGCTGCCCGCGACCTCCTCGAGTCCGGTGTCTCCCTGACCAAGACCGACGTCATCATCTCTGCGTTCGGCCCGACGCTACGGGTCTTCGCCGACGCCTATCCCGTTGTTGACGATCAGGACGAAGAGGTCCCGCCACGGAAGGCTCTCGAAACAGCACGGGAGGCCGTGACTCAGATCCTCGTCGACGAGTATCTAGAGGGGATGGACGTCGACAACCTCGACGACATCACCGAGTGGTACATCCTCTGCTGGCTCGTCCACGAGGCCGAAACGTTCTCCTACGACGACGGTCGCCAGCTCGGGCTGGGTATCGGCGTCGACATCGACGAGATCAAGCGCTCGACGAAGACCTGGCGCAAGAGCCGTGGCGACATCAGCCTTCGCGGGCACGACGGCCGCGTGCAGAACATCAACGAGAAGCCCGAAGACCGGTCCAGTCGCCTGCCTGTTGACCCCGACGACCTCTCTTTCCCGCGTTCGCTGGACGCCGTCCACGCCGCAATGCACGTCTACGACAAGCGCGGCGAGACCGAGACTATCGAGTGGCTTCGGGAGCGCAACTTCGACTCGGACAGCCAATTCAAGGCGACGCTGAAGGCGCTGCTCCAGGTGCTGCCGCATAACCACGAGGACTGGGAACTTGCTCGGGACCTCGCCGTCGGTCGCACGAGCGATGTGCTTGATTTGGACTTCAGCCCCAACGTCTTCGCCGAGGACGGCGACGAGACGAAACAGAGCACGCTCGGTGGGCACTAA
- a CDS encoding toxin-antitoxin system TumE family protein, which produces MSDDVTVLEDEIEAYADGTVARVRVLSVPTSERFEDGIKYAYHYGEAGADDPIIRFDNHHGVHELHLGGETFEIDYPGLAEIFRAWRAALPEEKRDDW; this is translated from the coding sequence ATGAGCGATGATGTCACCGTACTCGAAGACGAGATTGAAGCCTACGCCGACGGCACCGTGGCGCGGGTGCGTGTGCTCTCAGTCCCGACATCGGAGCGATTCGAGGACGGGATCAAGTACGCCTACCACTACGGCGAAGCCGGTGCGGACGACCCAATCATCCGGTTCGACAACCACCACGGCGTCCACGAGCTCCACCTCGGGGGCGAGACATTCGAGATTGACTACCCTGGCCTCGCGGAGATCTTCCGCGCCTGGCGGGCGGCGCTCCCAGAAGAGAAGCGCGACGACTGGTAG